Genomic window (Arthrobacter sp. StoSoilA2):
GGAGGTCACCCTGTGGTTCAACGCCGTGGCCCGCCCCGGGATCCGGCGCGCGGCACTTGTCATCGGCTCCCAGGGCGCTGCCGAGCTCACCAGCGGTGAGGATTTCGACGGCGGCCCGGTAGCCGCCGTCGGGCCGGTTGAGGGGTTCCTCTACGAACCTGACGGTGCGGTCATCCGCGCAGGCCTGGTGGCCGACGTCGCAGAACGCCTGGGCGGCCACCTGGTGGATGAACATATCGCCTACATCTGCGCCCCGGAACTCCATGACTCGCCTTTTGCCAAGGCCTACAGGGTGCTGGAGGTCATGCCATACAACGTCAAAGCCCTCAAAGCCTGGGTGAAAGCGAACGGCATCTCGGTGCTGGACATCAAGAAGCGCGGCACCGCTGTCACTCCCGAAGAACTGCGGAAACAACTGCTTCCATCCAAGCGAGACAGCAAGCCCGCAAAAACGGCCACCCTTGTCCTGACCAGGATTGGCGAGGAAAGAGTGGCCGTAGCGGTGGAGCCCGTGACGTTCTAGTCCGCGTCAGCGTCGGGAGAATTCCGAGGCTTCGCGGACCTGCTCAGCACTCGGGCGGACGCCCGTGTACAGGACGAACTGCTCCTCTGCCTGGATGGCGATGACTTCCGCTCCAGTGATCACCGGCTTGCCGGCCTGCCGGGCAGCCGTGATGAGGGGCGTCTCGGAGGGTAGGGCGACGACGTCGAACACTATCTTTGCCGCCGCAATGGTTGCGTCGTCAAAGGACTGTGCCCTTTCGTCCGCACCAGCCATGCCCAAGGGCGTGACATTGATGATCAGGTCCGCCGTGGATCCGTTGACGTCGTCCTGCCAGGCGAAACCGTAAAGGTCCGCGAGCGCACGGCCTGTGGTTTCGTTGCGGGCAACGATGGTCACGGACGTAAAGCCTGCATCGCGAAGGGCTGCGGCCACCGCTTTCGCCATTCCTCCGGCTCCTCGCAGCAACACGGTGTGGCTGCTGGGTACTCTATGGTCCTTCAGCAGGCGGGCAATGGCGATGTAGTCGGTGTTATATGCGGTCAGGACGCCGTCGTTGTTGACAATCGTGTTGACCGAGTCGATGGCCTTTGCCGAGGGATCCATCACGTCCACGAGCGGGATGACCGCTTCCTTGTAGGGCATGGAAACCGCGGCTCCCCTGATGGGGAGGCCGCGGATGCCAGCCACTGCAAGAGTGATGTCCGCCGGGGCGAATGCCTTGTAGACAAAGTTCAGTCCGAGCAGGTCGTACAAATAATTGTGGAACCTGGTCCCAATGTTGCTGGGCCGGGCCGCGAGCGAAATGCACAGGGACATGTCTTTGTTCAGGATTGGCATTCACCCATTAAACAACGGGCCCTTTGCGCTTCCGCGCCGTTAGCCCTGGCGGGCCTTCATTCGCGGGTTGTTCTTGTTGATGACGAACGTGCGCCCACGGCGTCGGACGATCTGTGCGCCCGGAATCTTCTTGAGGGCACGCAGTGAGTTCCTGACCTTCATGGTTTTTCTCCTTCTTGTTGGTGGGTTGGTTTTTGGGGTGGCTGGCTAAAATGCTTCGCTAAGTTCCAGGGGATCCTCCCAGACACCAAAGTCGAGTTCCATCTCGGCCTCCGTTAATTGGCAGCCCTCCAGGAGGGCGCGGATTTCCTGGGGGTCGATGTCCTCGGAGCGTCCGGTAATGGCCAGGACCGTTCCGCGGTCGCCGTAGTTCGGGTGCCAGTCAAGGACGGCGTCGACGTCGGCTCCCACCTTGCCTTTGCGACCTGCGGCAGGTGCGTCCGCCAGCCAGGTTCCGGTGCTCTCAAGCCACACCCGGGGACCAATTCCCTGTACCGCAATCCGGATCTTGGCAGCCGAGGCGATCCACAAGCGTCCGCGGAGCCAGTGGGTTCCGGCCGCGAGTTGGGGAAGTGCTTCACGGAAACGGCCGGGGTGCAGCGGCCGCCCGGCCTTGTGGAGGACGGTTCGGAAGGAACCCGGAGAATCATCCAAAGGCACGCAGACCACTCCGGGCCGGGTGCGTGCGGCCGCTTCGGCGTCGTCGAAGCAGCCCGATCTGAAGTCATCGGCCGCACCGATTGCTGCAGCGTGCGGTGCCAGCTGCCCAAGCAGCTCCACGCCAGTCACCCATTCTTCGGATCCCATGCGGGGATTTCCGGACAATTCCGCTCCCAAGCCCGGGTGCAACATGACAGTATCCACCTGCCCGAACTCGCCGATCAGGAACTCGCCGCTGGTCCGTTCATCCTCCGGCATCGATGTGAAGCCGGATTCAAAGAGGGTGTGCCGGTCCCAGATGTGATCGTCGAGATCCACGGGGTCCAAGGCCAGGATGGCGTTGTCCATGACGGCAGTCCGGGTGAGGCCGCGCCGGAGTTCCGCGACTGCCATCCCTGCCGGGACGCCGGGTGGCAGGCCCAGGACCACGTGGTCGAACCCGCAAGCGGCGAGGCGCTCCGCCGTCGGTACGACATCCAGCTTGACCGTACAGCTGAGGCAACCGTGTTCCAGAACGGTTGTTTCGCGCTCAAACAACTGGCCTCCCCTGTAGACGCGCCGCATGACCAAGGAACCATCCAGGAGGTCGTGAAGAACGACGACGGAGTTCGTGTGGGTTCGACCAAGCCGGGCGGTGGCCGCTTCGCGGCACTGACTGTCCAGGGAGCTGACAACGGTGAGGTGCATGGAAGGATTCTAATTGAAAACCATTCTCATTAGCAATTCGCTTGCGATGTGTCGCGGCGCTTAACTTCGCCCTGTCCGCAATCAGCCATGCTCCGGCTGCACTAGACTTGAGCCGACCGCTGACGGCCCCGCAGCGGGTTGCGTCCAGCAGAAAGTCCAGCAGAAACAAGCAACGAGGGGACTACGTGCAGATTGAGTTTGCGCCATCCAGGCAATCGACACTGGGTGTGGAATGGGAGTTGGCGCTCGTCAATGCACGCACCGGAGAACTGGTTTCAGTGGCGAACGACGTCCTCAAGGGTGTCGCTGCGAACCATCCGGACCTCAACGAAGACGACGAACACCCCCACATCAAGCGCGAACTGCTCCTGAACACGGTGGAACTCGTTACCGGAATCTGCGAAACGGTCAAGGAAGCAAAAGAGGACCTCAACCGCTCCCTCGCCGCTGTCCGCGAAGTCACCGACCCCATGGGAGTGGAGGTGTTCTGCGCAGGCAGCCATCCGTTCAGCCCTCCCCTGCTCCAGCCGGTCACCGACAAGGAGCGTTACGCCAAGCTGATCGAGCGGACCCAATGGTGGGGACGCCAAATGGTCATCTATGGTGTCCACGTCCACGTAGGCATCGATCGCCGGGACAAAGTACTCCCCATCCTGGACGGCCTGGTCAACTACTTCCCGCACTTCCAGGCACTGTCCGCCTCCAGCCCCTTCTGGGCCGGCGAAGAAACCGGCTACGCATCCCAGCGGGCCCTCATGTTCCAACAGCTCCCCACCGCTGGCCTGCCGTTCCAGTTCGAAACCTGGGAAGCATACGAGTCCTATGTCCAGGACATGTTCACCACAGGTGTCATCGACGCCATTTCCGAGATCCGCTGGGACATCCGGCCTGTTTACAACCTGGGCACTATCGAGATGCGCATTTGCGATGGCCTGGCCACCCTTGAGGAAGTGGGCGCCATCGCCGCACTCACACAGTGCCTCGTGGACGAGTTCTCCTCCATCCTCGACGCCGGCGGGAGCATTCCCACCATGCCGCCCTGGCACGTCCAGGAGAACAAGTGGCGTGCAGCGCGCTACGGCATGGAAGCCATCATCATCCTCGATGCCAAGGGCAACGAGCAATTGGTCACCGAGCACCTCGCAGAAACGGTCGCACGCTTGGAACCCGTGGCAGCCAAGCTCGGATGCTCTGAGGAACTGGCCGACGTCATGAAGATCATTGAACGCGGCGCCAGCTACCAGCGCCAGCGCCGCGTGGCCGCCGAACACAACGGGGACCTGCAGGCAGTGGTCATGGACCTCGTACAGCAGATGCGTAAAGGCCCCGACGCATAGTTGGGTGGAGTTACGCAGCCACCGACACCGTAGTAACGGGCATGGAGGAATCCGGCGCGAACGCTATTCCGCTGGGCCCGATTCGGGCCATGACCAGTTGAGCACCGAGGGCTGCCACCATGGCACCGTTGTCCGTGCAGAGGTCCAGTGGCGGCACATGCAGCCTGATGCCCGCCGACACACACCGTTGGCCGGTCAATTCACGCAGCCTCGAGTTGGCAGCAACACCTCCACCAAGGAGCACGTCGGTAATGCCGTGCTCCCTGCAGGCCAGGACCGCCTTTGAACTGATGACGTCCACCACGGCCTCCTGGAATGCCGCTGCGATATCGGCTACGGGTACTTCTTCCTCGCGGGCTTCGAATTGCTCCACGCACCGGGCCACCGCGGTCTTCAGGCCGCTGAAGGACCAGTCATAGCGGTGGGGCCCCTTCTCCTCCGCGGTGCCCATGTATTTGGGCTGGGTGAGGCCGCGCGGAAAGCGGATGGACTTCGGGTTGCCGTGGCGTGCCAGCTTGTCGATGGCGGGGCCACCCGGGTAGCCAAGGCCCAGGATCCGGGCAACTTTGTCGTAGGCTTCACCGGCGGCGTCATCGATGGTCGAACCAAGGAGCTCCACGTCATCTGTAATGCTGCGGATACGGAGGATCTCCGTATGGCCACCGGAAACCAGGAGCGCACCGAGGTTCTGCGGCAAGTGGCCGGCACCCAGGCCGGCGGCAGCACCGGCGTCGGGCCTTGAATCCAGCAGCCCCACGCCAACGTGCGCTACCAGGTGGTTGATCGCGTAGAGCGGCTTGCCCGTAGCGACGGCCAGGGCCTTCGCGGCGCAGACACCAACCATGAGGGCGCCCGCCAGGCCCGGCCCTGATGTGACGGCAATGGCGTCGATTTCCTCCAGAGTCACTCCGGCTTCATGCAGCGCCTCCTGAAGCGTGGGCACAAAGGCATCCAAATGGGCACGCGAAGCGATCTCAGGGATGACGCCA
Coding sequences:
- a CDS encoding shikimate 5-dehydrogenase codes for the protein MPILNKDMSLCISLAARPSNIGTRFHNYLYDLLGLNFVYKAFAPADITLAVAGIRGLPIRGAAVSMPYKEAVIPLVDVMDPSAKAIDSVNTIVNNDGVLTAYNTDYIAIARLLKDHRVPSSHTVLLRGAGGMAKAVAAALRDAGFTSVTIVARNETTGRALADLYGFAWQDDVNGSTADLIINVTPLGMAGADERAQSFDDATIAAAKIVFDVVALPSETPLITAARQAGKPVITGAEVIAIQAEEQFVLYTGVRPSAEQVREASEFSRR
- the ykgO gene encoding type B 50S ribosomal protein L36; this encodes MKVRNSLRALKKIPGAQIVRRRGRTFVINKNNPRMKARQG
- a CDS encoding GTP-binding protein; translation: MHLTVVSSLDSQCREAATARLGRTHTNSVVVLHDLLDGSLVMRRVYRGGQLFERETTVLEHGCLSCTVKLDVVPTAERLAACGFDHVVLGLPPGVPAGMAVAELRRGLTRTAVMDNAILALDPVDLDDHIWDRHTLFESGFTSMPEDERTSGEFLIGEFGQVDTVMLHPGLGAELSGNPRMGSEEWVTGVELLGQLAPHAAAIGAADDFRSGCFDDAEAAARTRPGVVCVPLDDSPGSFRTVLHKAGRPLHPGRFREALPQLAAGTHWLRGRLWIASAAKIRIAVQGIGPRVWLESTGTWLADAPAAGRKGKVGADVDAVLDWHPNYGDRGTVLAITGRSEDIDPQEIRALLEGCQLTEAEMELDFGVWEDPLELSEAF
- a CDS encoding glutamate--cysteine ligase — translated: MQIEFAPSRQSTLGVEWELALVNARTGELVSVANDVLKGVAANHPDLNEDDEHPHIKRELLLNTVELVTGICETVKEAKEDLNRSLAAVREVTDPMGVEVFCAGSHPFSPPLLQPVTDKERYAKLIERTQWWGRQMVIYGVHVHVGIDRRDKVLPILDGLVNYFPHFQALSASSPFWAGEETGYASQRALMFQQLPTAGLPFQFETWEAYESYVQDMFTTGVIDAISEIRWDIRPVYNLGTIEMRICDGLATLEEVGAIAALTQCLVDEFSSILDAGGSIPTMPPWHVQENKWRAARYGMEAIIILDAKGNEQLVTEHLAETVARLEPVAAKLGCSEELADVMKIIERGASYQRQRRVAAEHNGDLQAVVMDLVQQMRKGPDA
- the tsaD gene encoding tRNA (adenosine(37)-N6)-threonylcarbamoyltransferase complex transferase subunit TsaD, whose product is MSGPYPEQPKQPLVLGIESSCDETGVGIVRGTTLLTNTVSSSMDEHVRFGGVIPEIASRAHLDAFVPTLQEALHEAGVTLEEIDAIAVTSGPGLAGALMVGVCAAKALAVATGKPLYAINHLVAHVGVGLLDSRPDAGAAAGLGAGHLPQNLGALLVSGGHTEILRIRSITDDVELLGSTIDDAAGEAYDKVARILGLGYPGGPAIDKLARHGNPKSIRFPRGLTQPKYMGTAEEKGPHRYDWSFSGLKTAVARCVEQFEAREEEVPVADIAAAFQEAVVDVISSKAVLACREHGITDVLLGGGVAANSRLRELTGQRCVSAGIRLHVPPLDLCTDNGAMVAALGAQLVMARIGPSGIAFAPDSSMPVTTVSVAA